One genomic segment of Streptomyces sp. NBC_00239 includes these proteins:
- a CDS encoding LacI family DNA-binding transcriptional regulator, whose amino-acid sequence MTRPTSRDVAQAAGVSQATVSLVLGDKWRGRISERTAGLVREAARTLGYRPNLAARNLRLGRTRTALLVVPALTNEFFARVYTGAARVAAEHDFGVVLYLSPDGTGPARDPFPSARAALDGVIASSMAAGALEAIHGAELPLVMLDSNPTAGDAAAFVNVALADGMHQIAGHLLDLGHRDCLHLASAVDSWTFGVRAQALTEALRDAGARLRTVRSALTVDAAREAMEAALADPATRPTAVVCDDDILAAGACKAARRLGLSVPGDLSVTGFDDLALAGAVEPELTTVALPAERVGEEGMQALLAVLDGHPWHSPDLPVTLKVRGSTAPPPAP is encoded by the coding sequence GTGACGAGGCCCACCAGCCGCGACGTGGCCCAGGCCGCCGGCGTCTCCCAGGCCACCGTCTCCCTCGTCCTCGGCGACAAATGGCGGGGCCGGATCTCCGAACGCACCGCCGGCCTCGTCCGCGAAGCCGCCCGGACCCTCGGCTACCGCCCCAACCTCGCCGCCCGCAACCTCCGCCTGGGCCGCACCCGCACCGCACTCCTCGTCGTCCCCGCCCTCACCAACGAGTTCTTCGCCCGCGTCTACACCGGCGCGGCCCGCGTGGCCGCCGAACACGACTTCGGCGTCGTCCTCTACCTCTCCCCCGACGGCACCGGTCCCGCCCGCGACCCCTTCCCCTCCGCCCGCGCCGCCCTCGACGGCGTCATCGCCTCCTCCATGGCAGCCGGCGCCCTCGAAGCCATCCACGGCGCCGAGCTCCCCCTGGTCATGCTCGACAGCAACCCCACCGCCGGGGACGCCGCCGCCTTCGTGAACGTCGCCCTCGCCGACGGCATGCACCAGATCGCCGGCCACCTCCTGGACCTCGGCCACCGCGACTGCCTGCACCTGGCCTCCGCCGTCGACTCCTGGACCTTCGGCGTCCGCGCCCAGGCCCTCACCGAGGCACTGCGCGACGCCGGCGCCCGCCTGCGCACGGTCCGCTCGGCCCTCACCGTCGACGCCGCCCGCGAAGCCATGGAAGCCGCCCTCGCCGACCCCGCCACCCGCCCCACCGCGGTCGTCTGCGACGACGACATCCTCGCCGCCGGCGCCTGCAAGGCCGCCCGCCGACTGGGCCTGAGCGTCCCCGGGGACCTCTCCGTCACCGGCTTCGACGACCTCGCCCTCGCCGGCGCCGTCGAACCCGAACTCACCACCGTCGCCCTCCCCGCCGAACGCGTCGGCGAGGAAGGCATGCAGGCCCTCCTCGCCGTCCTCGACGGACACCCCTGGCACTCCCCCGACCTCCCGGTCACCCTGAAGGTCCGCGGCTCCACCGCACCCCCGCCGGCCCCCTGA
- the pafA gene encoding Pup--protein ligase, whose translation MDRRIFGLENEYGVTCTFRGQRRLSPDEVARYLFRRVVSWGRSSNVFLRNGARLYLDVGSHPEYATPECDDLTELVTHDKAGERILEGLLVDAERRLHEEGIAGDVYLFKNNTDSAGNSYGCHENYLVARHGEFSRLADILIPFLVTRQLICGAGKVLQTPRGAVYCVSQRAEHIWEGVSSATTRSRPIINTRDEPHADAERYRRLHVIVGDSNMSETTMLLKVGATDLVLRMIEAGTVMRDLTLENPIRAIREVSHDITGQRKVRLASGREASALEIQREYYDKAVDFVDRRGIRTGVVAQVLELWGRTLDAIEQEDLDRIGTEIDWVMKYQLIERYRAKHNMTMSNPRVAQIDLAYHDIHRRRGLYYLLERKGQAARICNDLKIFEGKSVPPQTTRARLRGDFIRRAQEQRRDFTVDWVHLKLNDQAQRTVLCKDPFRSVDDRVEKLIAGM comes from the coding sequence ATGGACCGCCGCATTTTCGGGCTGGAGAACGAGTACGGCGTCACGTGCACGTTCAGGGGACAGCGCCGACTGTCTCCTGACGAAGTGGCGCGCTACCTCTTCCGCCGAGTCGTGTCATGGGGCCGCAGCAGCAATGTCTTCCTGCGGAACGGCGCCCGTCTGTATCTTGACGTGGGTTCACATCCGGAATATGCCACTCCCGAATGTGACGACCTGACCGAACTGGTCACGCACGACAAAGCGGGCGAGCGCATTCTGGAAGGCCTGCTGGTCGACGCCGAACGCCGTCTGCACGAGGAGGGAATCGCGGGAGACGTCTATCTCTTCAAGAACAACACGGATTCGGCGGGTAACTCGTACGGCTGCCACGAGAACTATCTGGTGGCACGCCACGGGGAATTCTCGCGCCTTGCGGACATCCTCATTCCGTTCCTGGTCACGCGTCAGCTGATCTGTGGCGCGGGCAAGGTGCTGCAGACCCCGCGCGGTGCGGTGTACTGCGTCAGCCAGCGGGCCGAGCACATCTGGGAGGGCGTCAGTTCCGCGACGACCCGGTCCCGGCCCATCATCAACACGCGCGACGAGCCGCACGCCGACGCGGAGCGCTACCGCCGCCTCCACGTCATCGTGGGCGACTCGAACATGTCCGAGACGACGATGCTCCTCAAGGTCGGCGCGACCGACCTGGTGCTGCGCATGATCGAGGCGGGCACCGTGATGCGCGACCTGACCCTGGAGAACCCGATCCGGGCGATCCGCGAGGTCAGCCACGACATCACCGGCCAGCGCAAGGTGCGCCTGGCGAGCGGCCGGGAGGCGTCGGCGCTGGAGATCCAGCGGGAGTACTACGACAAGGCCGTGGACTTCGTCGACCGGCGCGGGATCCGCACCGGTGTGGTGGCGCAGGTCCTGGAGCTGTGGGGCCGCACGCTCGACGCGATCGAGCAGGAGGACCTGGACCGGATCGGCACCGAGATCGACTGGGTCATGAAGTACCAGCTGATCGAGCGGTACCGGGCGAAGCACAACATGACCATGTCCAACCCGCGGGTGGCGCAGATAGACCTCGCCTACCACGACATCCACCGTCGTCGCGGCCTGTACTACCTCCTGGAGCGCAAGGGGCAGGCGGCGCGCATCTGCAACGACCTGAAGATCTTCGAGGGCAAGTCGGTGCCCCCGCAGACCACTCGGGCGCGGCTGCGCGGCGACTTCATCCGGCGGGCGCAGGAGCAGCGCCGGGACTTCACGGTGGACTGGGTGCACCTGAAGCTGAACGACCAGGCGCAGCGCACCGTGCTGTGCAAGGACCCGTTCCGTTCGGTGGACGACCGGGTGGAGAAGCTGATCGCCGGCATGTGA
- a CDS encoding FKBP-type peptidyl-prolyl cis-trans isomerase, producing MRRLAGLLVVPLLLLSTAACGDDKGSDSSSTSMKDGVPAITAGAKFGEKPTLAKGEGEPPKKLKTVVISEGKGPALKKGDAADVNYLGQTWDGTEPFDNSFDRKQPFQLTIGAGGVIKGWDQGLEGQKVGSRVELVIPPELGYGAQGSGEKIKPNATLVFVVDIVKAKTIPLSATGKTVPQDDKNLPVVGTNTDGKAPSVKVPAVDAPTKLVSNYVIEGTGPVVKATDTVVVKYVGKIWKGDKAFESTYEQGNTVNWPLDQLTVKGLKDGIAGKKAGSRVLLVLPPDQGFGDKAQGAIPAKSTLVFALDILAVM from the coding sequence GTGCGCCGACTTGCCGGCCTGCTGGTCGTCCCCCTGCTGCTGCTGTCGACAGCGGCCTGCGGCGACGACAAGGGCTCCGACTCCAGCTCCACGTCGATGAAGGACGGGGTGCCCGCGATCACCGCGGGGGCCAAGTTCGGAGAGAAGCCCACCCTGGCGAAGGGGGAGGGTGAACCGCCCAAGAAGCTGAAGACCGTGGTCATCAGCGAGGGCAAGGGCCCCGCGCTGAAGAAGGGCGACGCGGCCGACGTCAACTACCTGGGCCAGACGTGGGACGGCACGGAGCCGTTCGACAACAGCTTCGACCGGAAGCAGCCCTTCCAGCTGACGATCGGCGCCGGCGGCGTCATCAAGGGCTGGGACCAGGGCCTTGAGGGCCAGAAGGTCGGCAGCCGTGTCGAGCTGGTGATCCCGCCGGAGCTCGGCTACGGAGCCCAGGGTTCCGGCGAAAAGATCAAGCCGAACGCGACGCTGGTCTTCGTCGTGGACATCGTGAAGGCCAAGACGATTCCGCTGTCCGCCACGGGCAAGACCGTGCCGCAGGACGACAAGAACCTGCCGGTCGTCGGGACGAACACCGACGGCAAGGCTCCCTCGGTGAAGGTCCCCGCGGTCGACGCGCCCACGAAGCTCGTGTCGAACTACGTCATCGAGGGCACCGGTCCGGTCGTCAAGGCCACCGACACCGTCGTGGTGAAGTACGTGGGCAAGATCTGGAAGGGCGACAAGGCCTTCGAGAGCACCTACGAGCAGGGCAACACGGTGAACTGGCCGCTGGACCAGCTGACCGTGAAGGGCCTCAAGGACGGCATCGCGGGCAAGAAGGCCGGCAGCCGCGTCCTGCTGGTCCTCCCGCCGGACCAGGGTTTCGGCGACAAGGCGCAGGGAGCCATCCCGGCTAAGTCGACGCTCGTCTTCGCGCTCGACATCCTCGCCGTGATGTAA
- a CDS encoding FKBP-type peptidyl-prolyl cis-trans isomerase encodes MSNQLEKPEIDFPEGDAPSDLLIEDIWVGEGAEAKAGDNVKVHYVGVAFSTGEEFDASWNRGAPLPFTLGAGQVIKGWDQGVQGMRVGGRRKLTIPAHLAYGDRGAGAGVIAPGETLIFVCDLMGV; translated from the coding sequence GTGAGCAACCAGCTCGAGAAGCCCGAGATCGACTTCCCCGAGGGCGACGCGCCGTCGGACCTTCTGATCGAGGACATCTGGGTGGGCGAGGGCGCCGAGGCCAAGGCCGGCGACAACGTCAAGGTCCACTACGTCGGCGTGGCCTTCTCCACCGGCGAGGAGTTCGACGCGTCGTGGAACCGCGGCGCCCCGCTGCCGTTCACGCTCGGTGCCGGCCAGGTCATCAAGGGCTGGGACCAGGGTGTCCAGGGCATGCGCGTCGGCGGCCGTCGCAAGCTGACGATCCCCGCGCACCTCGCGTACGGCGACCGCGGCGCGGGCGCCGGCGTGATCGCCCCGGGCGAGACGCTGATCTTCGTCTGTGACCTGATGGGCGTCTGA
- a CDS encoding helix-turn-helix transcriptional regulator: MAIAKAERLMNLALCLLGTRRPLSKRELRGSIEAYMEAANDDSFNRMFERDKDDLRELGLVIETVENLEGEPGYLARRDRNRLPPVSLDAEEAAALGLAAKVWQQARLAGAASGALQKLRAAGMPEAGDPYEGQHSAIEPRIPVHEAAFEPLMLACRDRRPVTFDYRKSNAARPEQRQVEPWALECWRGQWYLAGFDRGRGAERVFRLSRITGKVKSRAGAYTAEVPDVVTVRESVESWAGETADRSALIRLRAGSGYPLRAKAAAVRELGDGWDELEIPYGHGLDAWLVEFGPDVVVLEPADLRADVVDRLRAVAKG, translated from the coding sequence ATGGCGATTGCCAAGGCCGAGCGGCTGATGAACCTGGCGCTGTGTCTGCTGGGGACGCGGCGGCCGCTCAGCAAGCGCGAGCTGCGCGGATCCATCGAGGCGTACATGGAAGCCGCGAACGACGACTCCTTCAACCGCATGTTCGAGCGGGACAAGGACGACCTGCGGGAACTCGGCCTGGTCATCGAGACGGTGGAGAACCTGGAGGGCGAGCCGGGCTACCTGGCGCGCCGTGACCGCAACCGGCTTCCGCCGGTGTCGCTGGACGCCGAGGAGGCCGCCGCGCTGGGGCTGGCGGCGAAGGTGTGGCAGCAGGCCCGGCTGGCGGGCGCGGCGAGCGGCGCACTGCAGAAGCTGCGGGCCGCCGGCATGCCCGAGGCCGGTGATCCGTACGAGGGCCAGCACAGTGCCATCGAGCCGCGGATCCCGGTGCACGAGGCGGCGTTCGAGCCGCTGATGCTGGCCTGCCGGGACCGGCGGCCGGTGACCTTCGACTACCGCAAGTCCAATGCGGCGCGGCCCGAGCAGCGGCAGGTCGAGCCGTGGGCGCTGGAGTGCTGGCGCGGCCAGTGGTACCTGGCCGGCTTCGACCGGGGCCGGGGCGCGGAGCGGGTGTTCCGGCTGTCGCGGATCACCGGCAAGGTGAAGTCGCGGGCCGGGGCGTACACGGCCGAGGTGCCGGACGTGGTGACCGTACGGGAGAGCGTCGAGAGCTGGGCCGGGGAGACCGCGGACCGCTCGGCGCTGATCCGGCTGCGCGCTGGCTCCGGATATCCGCTGCGGGCGAAGGCCGCTGCGGTGCGGGAGCTGGGCGACGGGTGGGACGAGCTGGAGATCCCGTACGGGCACGGACTCGACGCCTGGCTGGTCGAGTTCGGGCCCGATGTGGTGGTGCTGGAGCCCGCTGATCTGCGGGCCGATGTGGTGGACCGGCTGCGAGCCGTGGCCAAGGGCTGA
- a CDS encoding helix-turn-helix transcriptional regulator, giving the protein MAANAIDQTRRMLSLVTYLRERPGAHIADVARAFGITEDELISDLDVLPMCGTSFRGGDLLDIDTDGERIWWRNPDASGESTAEPLRLAADEATALLVAARAVSTLPGLRESDRDALLRATAKLEAAAGEAAGASARLSVTFESEGGVFADVDRAISERRRLWLRYYSPARDELTERTVDPIRLFAVGHTYLEGWCHLSEARRTFRLDRVAEIRLLDERADPPAIEPRDLSEGLVQPAAEDPEVVVEVGPGGRWVAEYYPHDSARELADGGLRITLRTPDPASLRRLALRLGRDGRIVAPQALADSAARAAREALEAYDLPGAGDVRDGHGVHG; this is encoded by the coding sequence ATGGCTGCGAATGCCATTGACCAGACCCGCCGGATGCTGTCGCTCGTGACGTATCTGCGCGAGCGCCCCGGGGCGCACATCGCCGACGTCGCGCGCGCGTTCGGGATCACGGAGGACGAGCTGATCTCGGACCTCGACGTGCTGCCGATGTGCGGGACGAGTTTCCGGGGCGGGGACCTGCTCGACATCGACACCGACGGGGAGCGCATCTGGTGGCGCAACCCGGACGCGTCGGGGGAGTCCACGGCGGAGCCGCTGCGGCTCGCCGCCGACGAGGCCACCGCGCTGCTGGTGGCGGCGCGGGCGGTGTCGACGCTGCCCGGGCTGCGCGAGAGCGACCGGGACGCGCTGCTGCGGGCCACCGCGAAGCTGGAGGCGGCGGCCGGTGAGGCGGCCGGGGCCAGCGCGCGGCTGTCGGTGACCTTCGAGTCGGAGGGCGGGGTCTTCGCGGACGTCGACCGGGCGATCTCGGAGCGGCGCCGGCTGTGGCTGCGGTACTACTCGCCGGCCCGTGACGAGCTGACCGAGCGGACCGTCGACCCGATCCGGCTGTTCGCCGTCGGTCACACGTACCTGGAGGGGTGGTGCCACCTCTCGGAGGCGCGGCGCACCTTCCGGCTCGACCGGGTGGCCGAGATCCGGCTGCTCGACGAGCGGGCCGACCCGCCGGCGATCGAGCCGCGGGACCTGTCCGAGGGGCTGGTGCAGCCGGCCGCCGAGGACCCGGAGGTCGTGGTCGAGGTGGGTCCGGGCGGCCGCTGGGTCGCCGAGTACTACCCGCACGACAGCGCGCGCGAGCTCGCGGACGGCGGGCTGCGCATCACGCTGCGGACGCCGGATCCGGCGTCGCTGCGCCGGCTGGCGCTGCGGCTGGGCCGGGACGGCCGGATCGTGGCGCCGCAGGCACTGGCGGACAGCGCGGCCCGGGCGGCCCGCGAGGCCCTGGAGGCGTACGACCTGCCCGGTGCGGGGGATGTACGGGACGGGCACGGTGTTCACGGCTGA
- the tatA gene encoding Sec-independent protein translocase subunit TatA, giving the protein MIGNLKPLEIVLIIAVVLLLFGAKKLPEMARSLGKSARILKSEAKAMKKDDEPVDVPAPADQPAPQAAPRTIQAAPGDVTSARPVSEPGRTTQG; this is encoded by the coding sequence ATGATCGGCAATCTGAAGCCCCTCGAGATCGTTCTGATCATCGCTGTCGTCCTGCTTCTGTTCGGTGCCAAGAAGCTTCCGGAGATGGCCCGTTCGCTCGGCAAGTCGGCCCGCATCCTCAAGAGCGAGGCCAAGGCCATGAAGAAGGACGACGAGCCGGTCGACGTGCCCGCGCCCGCCGACCAGCCCGCGCCGCAGGCCGCTCCCCGCACCATCCAGGCCGCGCCCGGCGACGTCACCAGCGCCCGCCCGGTGAGCGAGCCCGGTCGCACCACGCAGGGCTGA
- the tatC gene encoding twin-arginine translocase subunit TatC — MLKSARKQEKQDKDAEGRMPLAEHLRELRNRLLKSVLAILLITAVAAFFYKDIIAFLLQPMLDSVGCTEGVVRQVNGRPCADMTVNGLIGPFSIVLKVALAAGLVLSAPVWLYQLWAFVAPGLHGHERKYAMSFVGVGAPLFLAGAVLAYKILPQTAEILLEFTPEHARNLLPVDDYLDLVTRMVVVFGFAFELPLLLILLNATGVLTAKRLAGWWRGFILGITVFAAFATPTGDPLTMLSLALPIVALYFVALLICWLNDRRRRRRNPDADLDDDEASQLDLTPEDLGDVEPVTAPAALPEQADGGRHRINGYDDAT, encoded by the coding sequence TTGCTCAAGTCTGCCCGCAAGCAGGAGAAGCAGGACAAGGACGCCGAAGGGCGGATGCCCCTTGCCGAGCACCTGCGTGAGCTGCGGAACCGTCTGCTGAAGTCGGTTCTGGCGATTCTGCTGATCACGGCTGTCGCCGCGTTCTTCTACAAGGACATCATCGCGTTCCTGCTGCAGCCGATGCTGGACTCGGTGGGCTGCACCGAGGGCGTGGTCAGGCAGGTCAACGGCCGGCCCTGCGCCGACATGACGGTCAACGGCCTCATCGGGCCGTTCTCCATCGTCCTGAAGGTGGCGCTGGCGGCCGGCCTGGTGCTGTCCGCGCCGGTGTGGCTGTACCAGCTGTGGGCGTTCGTCGCGCCCGGTCTGCACGGCCACGAGCGCAAGTACGCGATGAGCTTCGTGGGGGTCGGCGCTCCGCTGTTCCTCGCGGGCGCGGTCCTCGCGTACAAGATCCTCCCGCAGACCGCGGAGATCCTGCTCGAATTCACCCCCGAGCACGCCCGCAACCTGCTGCCGGTCGACGACTACCTCGACCTGGTGACCCGCATGGTCGTGGTCTTCGGCTTCGCCTTCGAGCTGCCGCTGCTGCTGATCCTGCTCAACGCCACCGGGGTGCTCACCGCGAAGCGGCTGGCCGGCTGGTGGCGGGGCTTCATCCTCGGCATCACGGTCTTCGCGGCGTTCGCGACCCCGACCGGCGACCCGCTCACCATGCTGTCGCTGGCCCTGCCGATCGTGGCGCTGTACTTCGTCGCGCTGCTGATCTGCTGGCTCAACGACCGCAGGCGCCGGCGCCGCAACCCGGACGCCGACCTGGACGACGACGAGGCCTCGCAGCTGGACCTCACCCCCGAGGACCTCGGGGACGTCGAGCCGGTGACCGCCCCCGCGGCCCTGCCCGAGCAGGCGGACGGCGGCCGGCACCGGATCAACGGTTACGACGACGCCACCTGA
- a CDS encoding diacylglycerol kinase gives MTAEITLFVNPTAGRGRGAHAAQPAAAALRSAGFSVRSVVGTDAADALARLRRAVREGTGAVIAVGGDGMVSLALQAVAGTLVPLGVVAVGTGNDFARELGLPVADPAAAGRLAAAALKGSAIREVDLGRVAGRWYGTVLCSGFDSRVNDRGNRMRLPAGRFKYDLAILAELAAFRPFPYRITLDDGPVIETEATLVAVGNGSSYGGGMRICAGARTDDGLFDVTVVGACSRTTLLRVFPRVYRGTHLSHPKVTVHRAAKVTLEAAGITAYADGEPLGPLPVTAECVPGAVRVLTGQ, from the coding sequence GTGACCGCCGAGATCACCCTTTTCGTCAATCCCACCGCGGGCCGCGGCCGGGGCGCGCACGCCGCGCAGCCGGCCGCGGCCGCGCTGCGTTCCGCCGGCTTCTCCGTGCGCTCGGTCGTGGGCACCGACGCCGCCGACGCCCTGGCCCGGCTGCGGCGGGCCGTGCGCGAGGGCACCGGGGCGGTGATCGCGGTCGGCGGTGACGGGATGGTCTCGCTCGCCCTCCAGGCGGTGGCCGGGACCCTGGTGCCGCTGGGCGTGGTGGCCGTCGGCACCGGCAACGACTTCGCCCGCGAGCTGGGCCTGCCGGTGGCGGACCCGGCGGCCGCGGGCCGGCTGGCCGCCGCGGCCCTCAAGGGGTCCGCGATCCGCGAGGTGGACCTCGGCCGGGTGGCGGGACGCTGGTACGGCACGGTGCTCTGCTCCGGATTCGACTCGCGGGTCAACGACCGCGGGAACCGGATGCGGCTGCCGGCCGGCCGGTTCAAGTACGACCTGGCGATCCTGGCCGAACTGGCCGCGTTCCGCCCGTTCCCGTACCGGATCACCCTGGACGACGGCCCGGTGATCGAGACCGAGGCGACGCTGGTGGCGGTCGGCAACGGGTCCTCGTACGGCGGCGGGATGCGGATCTGCGCCGGGGCGCGGACCGACGACGGGCTCTTCGACGTGACGGTGGTCGGCGCGTGCAGCCGGACCACGCTGCTGCGGGTGTTCCCGCGGGTGTACCGGGGTACCCATCTCAGTCACCCGAAGGTGACCGTCCACCGGGCCGCCAAGGTGACCCTGGAGGCGGCCGGGATCACCGCGTACGCCGACGGGGAACCGCTCGGGCCGCTGCCGGTCACGGCGGAGTGCGTGCCGGGTGCGGTACGGGTCCTGACCGGTCAATAA
- a CDS encoding DEAD/DEAH box helicase, with protein MTEDLSPAERYAAARIRAAEAATALAPFREMYEFGLDPFQIEACKALEAGKGVLVAAPTGSGKTIVGEFAVHLALTQGRKCFYTTPIKALSNQKYADLVKRYGAEKVGLLTGDNSVNSEAPVVVMTTEVLRNMLYAGSQSLRGLGYVVMDEVHYLSDRFRGAVWEEVIIHLPESVTLVSLSATVSNAEEFGDWLDTVRGDTEVIVSEERPVPLWQHVMAGRRIYDLFEEESDHGGRGSARREVNPDLLRMARMENSKTYNPRDRRRGKMVREADRERERRSRSRIWTPGRPEVIDRLENEGLLPAITFIFSRAGCEAAVQQCLHAGLRLNDDEARLKVREIVEERTASIPAEDLHVLGYFEWLEGLERGIAAHHAGMLPTFKEVVEELFVRGLVKAVFATETLALGINMPARTVILEKLVKWNGEQHADITPGEYTQLTGRAGRRGIDVEGHAVVLWQRGMDPGALAGLAGTRTYPLRSSFRPSYNMAVNLVQQFGRHRSRELLETSFAQFQADRSVVGISRQVQRNEEGLDGYREGMTCHLGDFEEYAQLRRDLKDRETELAKQGASQRRVQAAASLERLKPGDIIHVPTGKFAGLALVLDPGVPAGRVNGHRGYEYQEGPRPLVLTAERQVKRLASIDFPVPVEPVERMRIPKTFNARSPQSRRDLASALRTKAGHIQPERHRPGRAAAADDRQIARLRAELRAHPCHGCDEREDHARWAERYHRLQRDTKQLERRIEGRTNTIARTFDRIHGLLTELDYLREDEVTEHGRRLARLYGELDLLASECLRAGVWEGLSPAELAACVSALVFEARQSDDAVAPKVPGGAAKAALGEMVRIWGRLDALEEEHRINQAEGGVGQREPDLGFAWAAYQWASDKGLDEVLREAEMPAGDFVRWCKQVIDVLGQVAAAAPSSTAGGGSSTVARNARKAVDALLRGVVAYSSVG; from the coding sequence ATGACAGAGGACCTCTCCCCCGCCGAGCGGTACGCCGCCGCCCGGATCCGAGCCGCCGAGGCGGCCACCGCGCTGGCCCCCTTCCGCGAGATGTACGAATTCGGCCTGGACCCGTTCCAGATCGAGGCCTGCAAGGCGCTCGAGGCCGGCAAGGGCGTGCTCGTCGCCGCGCCGACCGGATCCGGCAAGACGATCGTCGGCGAGTTCGCCGTGCACCTGGCCCTCACCCAGGGCCGCAAGTGCTTCTACACCACCCCCATCAAGGCGCTCTCGAACCAGAAGTACGCAGACCTGGTCAAGCGCTACGGCGCCGAGAAGGTCGGCCTGCTCACGGGCGACAACAGCGTCAACTCCGAGGCTCCCGTCGTGGTCATGACCACCGAGGTGCTGCGGAACATGCTGTATGCGGGCTCGCAGTCGCTGCGGGGCCTGGGGTACGTCGTGATGGACGAGGTGCACTACCTCTCCGACCGGTTCCGCGGCGCCGTCTGGGAGGAAGTGATCATCCACCTCCCCGAGTCGGTGACGCTGGTCTCGCTCTCGGCGACCGTCTCGAACGCCGAGGAGTTCGGCGACTGGCTGGACACCGTGCGCGGCGACACCGAGGTGATCGTCTCCGAGGAGCGGCCCGTTCCGCTGTGGCAGCACGTGATGGCCGGCCGGCGGATCTACGACCTCTTCGAGGAGGAGAGCGACCACGGCGGCCGCGGCTCCGCCCGCCGCGAGGTCAATCCCGACCTGCTGCGCATGGCGCGCATGGAGAACAGCAAGACGTACAACCCGAGGGACCGGCGGCGCGGGAAGATGGTCCGCGAGGCCGACCGGGAGCGGGAGCGGCGCTCGCGCAGCCGGATCTGGACGCCGGGCCGGCCCGAGGTCATCGACCGCCTGGAGAACGAGGGCCTGCTGCCCGCCATCACCTTCATCTTCAGCCGGGCCGGCTGCGAGGCCGCCGTGCAGCAGTGCCTGCACGCGGGGCTGCGGCTCAACGACGACGAGGCGCGCCTGAAGGTGCGCGAGATCGTCGAGGAGCGCACCGCGTCGATCCCGGCCGAAGACCTGCACGTGCTCGGGTACTTCGAGTGGCTGGAGGGCCTGGAGCGGGGCATCGCCGCGCACCACGCGGGCATGCTGCCGACCTTCAAGGAGGTCGTCGAGGAGCTGTTCGTCCGCGGCCTGGTGAAGGCGGTGTTCGCCACCGAGACGCTGGCGCTGGGCATCAACATGCCCGCGCGCACGGTGATCCTGGAGAAGCTCGTCAAGTGGAACGGCGAGCAGCACGCGGACATCACCCCCGGCGAGTACACGCAGCTGACCGGCCGGGCCGGGCGGCGCGGCATCGACGTCGAGGGCCACGCGGTCGTGCTGTGGCAGCGCGGCATGGACCCGGGCGCGCTGGCGGGCCTGGCGGGCACGCGCACGTATCCGCTGCGCTCCAGCTTCCGGCCGTCGTACAACATGGCCGTGAACCTGGTGCAGCAGTTCGGCCGGCACCGCTCGCGGGAGCTGCTGGAGACCTCGTTCGCGCAGTTCCAGGCGGACCGGTCGGTGGTCGGCATCTCGCGGCAGGTCCAGCGCAACGAAGAGGGCCTGGACGGCTACCGCGAGGGCATGACCTGCCACCTCGGCGACTTCGAGGAGTACGCGCAGCTGCGCCGCGACCTGAAGGACCGCGAGACCGAGCTGGCCAAGCAGGGCGCCTCGCAGCGCCGGGTGCAGGCCGCGGCCTCGCTGGAGCGGCTGAAGCCGGGCGACATCATCCACGTGCCGACGGGCAAGTTCGCGGGTCTGGCACTGGTGCTGGACCCGGGCGTGCCGGCGGGCCGGGTCAACGGGCACCGCGGGTACGAGTACCAGGAGGGCCCGCGGCCGCTGGTGCTGACCGCGGAACGGCAGGTCAAGCGGCTGGCGTCGATCGACTTCCCGGTGCCGGTGGAGCCCGTCGAGCGGATGCGGATCCCCAAGACGTTCAACGCGCGCTCGCCGCAGTCGCGGCGGGACCTGGCGTCGGCGCTGCGCACCAAGGCGGGTCACATCCAGCCGGAGCGGCACCGGCCGGGCCGGGCGGCCGCGGCCGACGACCGGCAGATCGCGCGGCTGCGCGCGGAACTGCGGGCGCACCCGTGCCACGGCTGCGACGAGCGCGAGGACCACGCGCGCTGGGCGGAGCGCTACCACCGGCTGCAGCGGGACACCAAGCAGCTGGAGCGCCGGATCGAGGGGCGTACGAACACCATCGCGCGGACCTTCGACCGGATCCACGGGCTGCTGACCGAGCTGGACTACCTGCGCGAGGACGAGGTCACCGAGCACGGCAGGCGGCTCGCCCGGCTGTACGGCGAGCTGGACCTGCTGGCGTCGGAGTGCCTGCGGGCCGGGGTCTGGGAGGGCCTGAGCCCGGCCGAGCTCGCGGCCTGCGTGTCGGCCCTGGTGTTCGAGGCGCGGCAGTCGGACGACGCGGTGGCGCCGAAGGTGCCGGGCGGCGCGGCGAAGGCCGCGCTGGGCGAGATGGTGCGGATCTGGGGGCGGCTGGACGCCCTGGAGGAGGAGCACCGGATCAACCAGGCCGAGGGCGGTGTCGGCCAGCGCGAGCCCGATCTCGGCTTCGCGTGGGCGGCCTACCAGTGGGCTTCGGACAAGGGCCTGGACGAGGTGCTGCGCGAGGCGGAGATGCCGGCCGGCGACTTCGTCCGCTGGTGCAAGCAGGTCATCGACGTGCTCGGGCAGGTCGCGGCGGCCGCACCGTCGTCCACCGCGGGCGGCGGCAGCAGCACGGTGGCGCGCAACGCCCGCAAGGCCGTGGACGCGCTGCTGCGCGGTGTGGTGGCGTACAGCTCGGTGGGGTAG